The stretch of DNA ATCTGAAAATCCATTTGAAGGTATTGCGAATGATGTCCCTATTACCACTATGGCAAGAGGTATTGAAATTGATATCCGTCAAATGATAGAAGATGATCCTAATGAAATTCCAAAGCCTATAGAAAGTCAATATGACGTACAAATGTAGATAACATTCTCATATAACATAAATAAACCAAGTAAAGTTGAATTTACTTGGTTTATTTATTTATATAAGGGCTTCTAAATTATTCTTCCTCTTTAAACCAACTTGAATATTTTACGTAATTGTTTGCAATTCGTTCTATTTCTCCTTTTTGGAGATTAGAATCTACATCTTTTATTTTTTTAGCAGGAACACCTGCCCACAATTCTCCTTTTTTAATATGAACACCTTGTGTTACGACAGCTCCTGCAGCTACAATACTCCCTGATTCAATTATAGCTTCATCCATAACAATTGCTCCCATACCAATCAAAACATTATCGTGAATTACGCAACCATGTACAATTGCATTATGCCCAACTGAAACATTATTTCCTAAAATTGTTTTTGTTTTCTGATAAGTACAATGCACCACTACTCCATCTTGTATATTCACTCGATCTCCCATAATGATAGAATTAACATCTCCTCGTACAACAGCATTAAACCAGATACTACATTCCTTTCCCATTATGATGTCTCCGACTAAAGTTGCATTTCCAGCAATAAAACAATTTTCACCTATTTGAGGTTCTTTTCCTTGTATTTTTTTTATAATAGGCATATTCTAATTTTTAAATGAAATTAATCAAATATATATAATAAATGATCTTTTATCTCTTAAAACTTTTCCAACCCCAATACTATTTTAACAAATAGAGTCACTTTGAAAACGTTTTACATTGAAACATTTATTATATTTGAATGAAATCTCTTATCAATGCAACCACTTTATGAAAGTTCTATTATTTTTAAACGGTCTTTTCCCAAATGATATACCTGATACGAGTTTATATGATCTCGTTTTTTGTACAGATGGAGCTTATAATACACTAAAAACACATAATATAAAACCTGATATCATTTCAGGAGACCTAGATTCAATCAAAAGACTTCCTTCTGATATCGAAATTATAGAAACACCAGATCAAAATTTTACAGACTTTGAAAAAACATTAGAAATTATTATTCAAAAAGGAGGCATTTTTGTTGATGTATACGGTGCAAGTGGTAAAGAACAAGATCATTTTCTAGGCAATTTAACAACTGCTTTAAAATTTGAAGATAAATTGTCCATAACCTTCTATGATAATTTTCATTATTATTTTATAACATCTAAAAATGCTTCATTAAAAACACAAATAGGAAAGATCGTTTCCCTATACCCTTATCCTTCTGCCAAAAATATCACAACAAAAGGATTAAAATACCCTCTTTCCAATGAAACACTTGATTTAAAAGATCGTGTAGGAACACGAAATCAAGCTACAAATACAACAATTGAAATTTCTTTTACAGAAGGTACACTCATCATTTTTATAGAAAAAGACTAAAAAGTCTTATTTTTTATCCTTATTTAAATTTGTAATCCATTTTCTTTTGGTAAGAATAAAAAATATCGTACCTTGGAAGTTCGAATTTTAGTGATTTTAAACACATATTATACAAATGCAAGATAAAATAGAATTTGATTATGACGGTAAATCAGTAGCGTTACCTTTATTAAGAGGCACTATGAATGAGACAGCTATTGATATTAGTAAATTAAGAGCTCAAACAGGTTTAATTACATTAGATTTAGGATTTAAAAATACAGGCTCTACAGCAAGTAAAGTAACCTTTTTAAATGGTGGTGAAGGAAAATTATCTTATAGAGGATATTCTATTGAGGAATTAGCTGATAAAGCGACTTTTACTGAAGTTTCTTATTTATTAATTAATGGAGAACTTCCAAATAAAACACAGTTAAAAGAATTTACAGATCAAATCGAGAAGCATATTTTAGTAGATGAAGAAATGAAAAACATCATTGATGGTTTTCCTAAATCTGCTCATCCAATGGGAATATTAGCTTCTCTAACATGTGCTTTAACTGCTTTCAATCCTGATG from Flavobacteriaceae bacterium UJ101 encodes:
- the thiN|TPK1|THI80 gene encoding thiamine diphosphokinase (KEGG: eao:BD94_3268 thiamine pyrophosphokinase), coding for MKVLLFLNGLFPNDIPDTSLYDLVFCTDGAYNTLKTHNIKPDIISGDLDSIKRLPSDIEIIETPDQNFTDFEKTLEIIIQKGGIFVDVYGASGKEQDHFLGNLTTALKFEDKLSITFYDNFHYYFITSKNASLKTQIGKIVSLYPYPSAKNITTKGLKYPLSNETLDLKDRVGTRNQATNTTIEISFTEGTLIIFIEKD